A window from Salvia miltiorrhiza cultivar Shanhuang (shh) chromosome 2, IMPLAD_Smil_shh, whole genome shotgun sequence encodes these proteins:
- the LOC131009686 gene encoding uncharacterized protein LOC131009686, with translation MPFGLKNAGATYQRMMDKIFRMQLRRNISVYVDDMLVRSVKASSHVADLEETFSVVRKNRLMLNPAKCTFGVQSGKFLGYRVTPEGIEVNVDKVKAILNMTPPRNVKEIQTLNGRITALSRFISRSAERSLPFFKVLRKGSRFEWSSECQRAFEDLKAYLTKLPVLTKPSPGEPLYLYISVGIESLSSVLVREENRQQKPIYFVSKVIQGAELRYTEVEKTAYTIMITARKLRPYFLSHKVIVRTMIPFRQILGRPDLAGKMVKWAIELGEYEVEFEPRTTIRAQALADFIQEATRWPMRGPWAAQVDGSVTKEGCGVGIYITSPEGEVYQFAIKFEDKLSNNEAEYEAVLRAAHILRELRADNAVIKTDSQLVAQQLPGGYGIKEERMKHYFDKVQEIGKKFEKFEIQQVPREENQRADLLARVASAVEQTWSEDITLVFEPKRAVVAQVYNIETKDDWITPIIYYLKNGKRMEEDTSRYAKYENYCLIDDQLYKRSFTHPFLKCLAPEEAQFALKEIHQGCCGNHGGHRDLTRKIIKAGLYWPVISKESKAFVRKCEACQKHAPKINIPGEEMGIMHAAHPFDKWGIDIVGKLPTAPGGKCFLIVAVDYFSKWIEAEAVTKIDDNAVEKFIWKNICCRYGVPRILVSDNGTQFTSKRIEDFCSRMDITQKFVSVAHPQANGQVELANRTICEGIKKRLKRSRGRWVEELDTVLWALRTSPKTATGEASFTLVYGSNAVVPAEIRLESHRVTTYDTAQNEELRRLDLDLIELQREEAQVRAAKYKSIIKAGYDKKVKLRKLGKGDLVLKRADALKPVGKFEANWEGPFVITEVLGGGAYHLADQEGRPLIRPWNISNLKKFYV, from the coding sequence ATGCCCTTCGGCCTCAAGAATGCAGGGGCCACATACCAGCGTATGATGGACAAAATTTTCAGGATGCAGCTAAGGAGGAATATCTCGgtatatgttgatgacatgctgGTGCGCAGCGTCAAAGCCAGCTCCCATGTGGCCGATTTGGAGGAAACCTTTTCAGTAGTCCGCAAGAATAGACTAATGCTCAACCCCGCCAAATGCACCTTTGGAGTGCAATCAGGAAAGTTTTTGGGTTACAGGGTAACACCAGAGGGAATCGAAGTCAATGTTGACAAAGTCAAAGCCATCCTGAACATGACCCCACCCAGAAATGTCAAAGAAATTCAAACACTCAATGGTCGGATTACCGCACTGAGTCGGTTCATTTCACGCTCAGCTGAGCGAAGTCTCCCGTTCTTCAAAGTTCTAAGGAAAGGAAGTCGATTCGAATGGAGCAGTGAGTGCCAGAGAGCTTTCGAGGACCTAAAGGCTTACCTCACCAAACTACCAGTGCTAACAAAGCCCTCTCCGGGAGAACCATTGTACTTATATATCTCTGTGGGAATTGAATCTCTGAGCTCGGTGCTAGTCCGAGAAGAGAACCGGCAGCAAAAACCGATATACTTCGTAAGCAAGGTCATCCAAGGTGCAGAGCTACGCTATACTGAGGTCGAGAAGACCGCATACACAATCATGATCACGGCCAGAAAGTTAAGGCCATATTTCTTATCACACAAGGTCATTGTGAGAACAATGATACCATTCAGACAAATCCTAGGGCGACCGGATCTAGCGGGGAAGATGGTGAAATGGGCCATAGAGCTCGGAGAGTACGAGGTCGAGTTTGAGCCGCGCACTACCATTAGAGCGCAGGCACTGGCGGACTTTATTCAAGAAGCAACAAGGTGGCCTATGAGGGGACCGTGGGCAGCACAGGTTGATGGGTCGGTCACTAAAGAGGGGTGTGGGGTGGGAATCTACATCACCTCGCCCGAAGGGGAAGTCTATCAATTCGCTATCAAGTTTGAAGATAAGCTATCCAATAACGAAGCCGAATATGAAGCAGTGTTAAGGGCAGCCCACATACTCAGAGAACTCAGAGCCGACAATGCAGTGATTAAGACTGACTCTCAATTGGTGGCGCAACAGTTACCAGGAGGTTACGGGATAAAGGAAGAGAGAATGAAACACTACTTCGACAAAGTCCAGGAGATTGGGAAAAAGTTTGAgaaatttgaaatacaacaAGTGCCGAGAGAAGAAAACCAACGAGCAGACCTCCTGGCCAGAGTAGCCAGTGCAGTCGAACAAACTTGGAGCGAGGACATTACCTTGGTGTTCGAACCTAAGAGAGCGGTGGTGGCGCAGGTATACAACATTGAAACCAAGGATGATTGGATAACACCCATCATATACTATCTGAAAAATGGTAAACGAATGGAAGAGGATACTTCACGGTATGCCAAATACGAGAATTACTGCCTCATCGACGATCAGCTCTACAAGAGGTCCTTCACACACCCATTCTTGAAATGCCTGGCCCCTGAAGAAGCACAGTTTGCCTTGAAAGAGATCCATCAAGGGTGCTGCGGTAACCACGGTGGACACAGGGATCTCACAAGGAAAATAATCAAAGCAGGACTCTACTGGCCCGTAATCAGCAAAGAATCGAAGGCCTTTGTGCGAAAATGTGAGGCCTGTCAGAAACACGCTCCCAAAATCAATATACCTGGGGAAGAAATGGGGATCATGCATGCTGCGCATCCTTTCGACAAATGGGGAATCGACATTGTGGGTAAACTACCAACTGCTCCGGGAGGCAAGTGCTTTCTCATAGTTGCCGTAGACTACTTCTCTAAATGGATCGAAGCAGAGGCTGTCACCAAAATTGACGATAACGCAGTGGAGAAGTTCATATGGAAAAACATCTGTTGTCGATACGGGGTGCCAAGGATTTTGGTTTCGGATAACGGAACCCAGTTCACAAGCAAGAGGATTGAGGATTTTTGTTCCCGGATGGATATCACACAGAAATTTGTGTCAGTAGCCCACCCTCAAGCCAACGGACAAGTAGAGCTGGCAAACCGCACCATAtgtgaagggatcaagaagaggcttAAACGAAGCAGGGGACGATGGGTTGAGGAGTTAGACACAGTATTATGGGCACTCAGAACCAGCCCGAAGACCGCAACCGGAGAAGCTTCTTTTACTTTGGTATATGGGTCGAACGCTGTGGTACCTGCTGAGATAAGGTTGGAATCTCATCGGGTCACTACCTATGATACTGCACAGAATGAAGAATTGCGCCGACTTGACTTGGACTTGATTGAGCTACAGAGAGAGGAAGCACAAGTGAGGGCGGCAAAGTACAAAAGCATTATCAAGGCTGGTTACGACAAGAAAGTAAAGCTGCGCAAACTTGGGAAGGGAGACTTGGTACTCAAGCGGGCAGACGCCTTGAAGCCCGTAGGGAAATTTGAAGCTAACTGGGAAGGTCCTTTTGTCATCACGGAAGTCTTGGGAGGAGGAGCTTATCACCTAGCAGACCAAGAAGGGCGGCCTCTCATCAGGCCATGGAACATAAGTAACCTCAAGAAATTTTACGTGTAA